The Fusobacterium necrophorum subsp. necrophorum genome has a window encoding:
- a CDS encoding flavodoxin: MKTVGIFYGTTGGKTKEVIDIVAAKLGDVKVIDVANGIGELSSFDNIILASPTYGMGDLQDDWAGCYDELTGMDFSGKVVALIGVGDAAIFGGNYVESMKHFYDAVSPKGAKIVGAMPTDGYSFEASEAVMDDKFMGLAIDAAFDEGEMTEKVEEWLAKIKPEFV; this comes from the coding sequence ATGAAAACAGTAGGAATTTTTTATGGAACAACCGGTGGAAAAACAAAAGAAGTTATTGACATCGTTGCAGCTAAATTGGGAGATGTAAAAGTAATTGATGTGGCAAATGGAATTGGAGAACTAAGTTCTTTTGATAATATTATTTTAGCTTCTCCTACCTATGGAATGGGAGATTTACAAGATGACTGGGCTGGATGTTATGATGAATTAACAGGAATGGATTTTTCTGGAAAAGTAGTGGCTCTAATCGGAGTTGGAGATGCAGCTATTTTTGGAGGAAACTATGTAGAATCAATGAAACATTTCTATGATGCGGTTTCTCCTAAAGGTGCAAAAATTGTAGGGGCTATGCCTACAGATGGATACAGCTTTGAAGCTTCTGAAGCAGTTATGGATGATAAATTCATGGGATTAGCCATTGACGCTGCTTTCGATGAAGGAGAAATGACGGAAAAAGTAGAAGAATGGTTGGCAAAAATTAAACCTGAATTTGTATAA
- a CDS encoding DUF2023 family protein — protein sequence MEIFYHHIYEYQKGVRNLILHSTFRENLNLVRNKLTAENIAFLIYPLGKEKINIFFGDPECIAVIKKIGKISLTDYTPEEDFILGIMLGYDRRKQCSRYLQMKQEHKKVTVHTA from the coding sequence ATGGAAATCTTTTATCACCACATCTATGAATACCAAAAAGGAGTACGAAATTTAATTTTACACTCCACTTTTCGAGAAAATCTGAATCTAGTTCGAAATAAATTAACGGCGGAAAATATTGCTTTTTTAATTTATCCTTTAGGAAAAGAAAAAATCAATATTTTTTTCGGAGATCCTGAATGCATTGCTGTCATTAAAAAAATTGGAAAAATTTCGTTAACGGATTATACTCCTGAAGAAGATTTCATTCTAGGAATTATGTTAGGGTATGATAGAAGAAAACAGTGTAGCCGATATTTACAAATGAAACAAGAACATAAAAAAGTCACAGTACATACAGCTTAA
- the uvrB gene encoding excinuclease ABC subunit UvrB, which yields MFHLYAKYQPTGDQPIAIEKLVESLEKKNRDQVLLGVTGSGKTFTIANVIERLQRPTLIIAPNKTLAAQLYQEYKAFFPDNAVEYFVSYYDYYQPEAYIKTTDTYIEKDSAVNEEIDKLRNAATAALIMRKDVIIVASVSAIYGLGSPEIYKKMTIPIDLKTGILRAKLIERLIALRYERNDINFIRGSFRVKGDVIDIYPSYLETGYRLEFWGDDLEAISEIHTLTGEKIKKNLERIVIYAATQYITEEENLERIISEIREDQTREVKEFQKVGKLLEAQRLQQRVDYDIEMIKEIGYCKGIENYARYLAGKLPGETPNTLLDYFPENFLLVLDESHVGVPQIRGMYNGDISRKTALVENGFRLKAALDNRPLQFEEFRERTGQTIYVSATPGDYEIKQAGSAIVEQLIRPTGILDPLIEVRSTKGQVDDLLEEIHKRMLKKQRVLVTTLTKKMAEELTEYYEELGVKVRYMHSDVDTLDRIEIIKALRKGEIDVLVGINLLREGLDIPEVSLVAILEADKEGFLRSRRSLIQTIGRAARNIEGKVILYGDVMTDSMTMAMEETERRRGIQENYNLLHGLEPESIVKEIAEEIIQLDYGISKEAFSQKSKKKFHSKEEIEKEIAKCHKKIVKLSKELDFEQAILVREEMKRLQEMLLSF from the coding sequence ATGTTTCATTTATATGCTAAATATCAACCGACAGGAGATCAACCGATAGCCATTGAAAAATTGGTGGAGTCTTTGGAGAAAAAAAACAGAGATCAGGTTTTACTGGGAGTAACAGGTTCCGGGAAAACATTTACCATTGCCAATGTGATTGAAAGACTACAGAGACCTACTTTAATCATTGCACCCAATAAAACCTTAGCGGCACAATTATATCAAGAGTACAAGGCTTTTTTCCCTGATAATGCCGTGGAATATTTTGTGTCCTACTATGATTACTATCAACCGGAAGCCTATATCAAAACAACAGACACCTATATTGAAAAAGATTCCGCAGTGAATGAAGAGATAGATAAATTACGAAATGCAGCGACAGCAGCTTTGATTATGAGAAAAGACGTCATCATTGTGGCTTCCGTTTCGGCTATTTACGGATTGGGTTCTCCCGAAATTTATAAAAAGATGACCATTCCCATTGATTTAAAGACGGGAATTTTGAGAGCAAAGTTGATAGAGAGATTGATTGCTTTACGTTATGAAAGAAATGATATAAATTTTATTCGCGGAAGCTTCCGAGTCAAAGGAGATGTCATTGATATTTATCCAAGTTACTTGGAAACGGGTTATCGCTTGGAATTTTGGGGAGATGATTTAGAAGCCATTTCTGAAATCCATACTTTGACGGGAGAAAAAATTAAAAAAAATTTAGAAAGAATTGTGATTTATGCAGCAACACAATATATTACAGAAGAAGAAAATTTGGAAAGAATTATTTCTGAAATTCGAGAAGATCAGACACGAGAGGTAAAAGAATTTCAAAAAGTCGGAAAATTGTTGGAAGCTCAAAGATTGCAACAGAGAGTGGATTATGATATTGAGATGATAAAAGAAATTGGTTATTGTAAAGGAATTGAAAATTATGCAAGATATTTGGCGGGAAAATTACCGGGAGAAACACCAAATACTCTGTTGGACTATTTTCCGGAAAACTTTTTGCTGGTTTTAGATGAGTCTCATGTGGGAGTTCCTCAAATTCGGGGAATGTATAACGGAGATATTTCAAGAAAAACAGCTTTGGTGGAAAATGGCTTTCGCTTGAAAGCGGCTTTGGACAATAGACCATTGCAGTTTGAGGAGTTTCGAGAGAGAACGGGGCAGACCATCTATGTATCGGCGACACCGGGAGATTATGAAATAAAACAGGCAGGCTCCGCGATTGTAGAACAGTTAATCCGTCCGACCGGAATTTTAGATCCTTTGATTGAAGTACGTTCTACGAAAGGTCAAGTAGATGATTTACTCGAAGAAATTCATAAAAGAATGTTGAAAAAACAAAGAGTTTTGGTTACGACACTGACAAAGAAAATGGCAGAGGAATTGACGGAATACTATGAGGAACTCGGAGTGAAAGTTCGATATATGCATTCAGATGTAGATACTTTGGATCGAATTGAAATTATCAAGGCTCTTCGAAAAGGAGAAATTGATGTTTTAGTCGGGATTAACTTATTAAGAGAGGGCTTGGATATTCCGGAGGTTTCTTTGGTTGCTATTTTGGAAGCGGATAAAGAAGGTTTTTTGCGAAGTCGCCGTTCTCTGATTCAAACCATAGGAAGAGCCGCCAGAAATATAGAGGGAAAGGTGATTTTGTATGGAGATGTTATGACGGACTCTATGACTATGGCAATGGAAGAAACCGAACGAAGAAGGGGAATCCAAGAAAATTATAATCTTTTGCATGGATTGGAGCCGGAAAGCATTGTGAAGGAAATTGCTGAAGAGATAATACAGTTGGATTATGGAATTTCTAAGGAGGCTTTCTCTCAAAAATCCAAGAAAAAGTTTCATAGTAAAGAAGAAATAGAAAAAGAGATTGCAAAATGTCATAAAAAAATAGTAAAATTATCAAAAGAATTGGATTTTGAACAGGCAATTTTAGTACGAGAAGAAATGAAACGGTTGCAAGAAATGTTACTTTCATTTTAG
- the ybaK gene encoding Cys-tRNA(Pro) deacylase, whose protein sequence is MKKTNAMRELDKAGIDYQYYEYEVDEEHLGAIDVALKTGQDISRVFKTLVLINEKKEMIVACIPGSDTIDLKKLAKVSSSKKVEMIEMKQLLPMTGYMRGGCSPIGIKKKHRSFLHHSALKKEKILVSAGIRGLQIEIAVKDLISYVKMEVKDIVV, encoded by the coding sequence ATGAAGAAAACAAATGCAATGAGAGAATTGGATAAGGCAGGAATTGATTATCAATACTATGAATATGAAGTAGATGAGGAGCATTTAGGGGCTATTGACGTTGCCCTAAAAACAGGGCAAGATATTAGTCGTGTTTTTAAAACTTTGGTTTTAATCAATGAAAAAAAAGAAATGATAGTCGCTTGTATTCCGGGAAGTGATACGATTGATTTGAAAAAATTGGCGAAAGTATCTTCGTCCAAAAAAGTAGAAATGATAGAAATGAAACAATTACTGCCGATGACAGGTTATATGAGAGGAGGATGTTCTCCGATTGGAATTAAGAAAAAACATCGAAGCTTTTTGCATCATTCCGCTTTGAAAAAGGAGAAAATTTTAGTCAGTGCCGGAATACGAGGCTTACAGATAGAGATCGCAGTGAAGGATTTGATTTCTTATGTGAAAATGGAAGTGAAAGATATTGTTGTATAA